One window from the genome of Brachyspira sp. SAP_772 encodes:
- the lepB gene encoding signal peptidase I translates to MENPIKNITDIIIGECRTFKHTLKEILYAIVIVLIINTFLIQNYQIPTGSMIPIIMPGDRLFANRFVYGVKLPFTDGLLGYRLPKIKSPQRGDLVVFRAPPSSTFGCESAMPYYEPSPFVQMLKLPVMIFSLTPFNWDPRFLVADFIGEKLTGGEHLAPAKLFFGLKAVDLDPRKEFVKRVIATAGETVEIREKKIIINGNEIEDKWGYFYYGERDFVPIIDIYGPVYVPKKGDVIIFKKIVDREDYYNDLKSFEVYINDKIVSDDIKLFFWMNIYIPYAKDRPDEYIYNVPEDYFFVMGDNRDQSCDSRMWGLVPYRLIKGQPMIAWIQSKRPDDVPQGFFKYFIIK, encoded by the coding sequence ATGGAAAACCCTATAAAAAATATTACAGATATCATAATAGGCGAATGCAGAACTTTTAAACATACCTTAAAAGAAATTTTATACGCAATAGTAATAGTACTAATTATAAACACATTTTTAATACAAAACTATCAAATTCCAACAGGCTCTATGATACCTATTATCATGCCTGGAGATAGATTATTTGCAAATAGATTCGTATACGGTGTAAAACTTCCATTTACAGATGGGCTTTTAGGTTATAGACTTCCTAAAATAAAATCACCTCAAAGGGGAGATTTAGTTGTATTTAGAGCGCCTCCTTCTTCTACCTTCGGATGCGAATCTGCTATGCCGTATTATGAACCTTCACCTTTTGTACAGATGTTAAAATTACCTGTAATGATATTTTCGCTTACTCCTTTTAATTGGGACCCAAGATTTTTAGTTGCAGACTTTATAGGTGAAAAACTAACTGGAGGAGAGCATCTTGCACCTGCTAAATTATTCTTTGGACTTAAAGCTGTAGATTTAGATCCTAGAAAAGAGTTTGTTAAAAGAGTAATAGCAACAGCAGGAGAAACTGTTGAAATTAGAGAAAAAAAGATAATTATAAATGGAAATGAAATAGAAGATAAATGGGGTTATTTCTATTATGGGGAAAGAGACTTCGTACCTATTATAGATATATATGGACCTGTTTATGTACCTAAAAAAGGTGATGTGATAATATTTAAAAAGATAGTTGATAGAGAAGATTATTACAATGACCTTAAATCTTTTGAAGTATATATTAATGATAAAATAGTTAGCGATGATATTAAACTATTTTTCTGGATGAATATATATATACCTTATGCAAAAGACAGACCTGATGAATATATATACAATGTACCTGAGGATTATTTCTTTGTAATGGGAGATAATAGGGATCAAAGCTGCGATAGTAGAATGTGGGGACTTGTGCCTTACAGGCTTATTAAAGGGCAGCCTATGATTGCATGGATACAATCAAAAAGACCTGATGATGTGCCTCAAGGTTTCTTTAAATACTTTATTATAAAATAA
- the nusA gene encoding transcription termination factor NusA, translating into MFENVGTYLQMLSEEKDINIDFLKEVVESVMILALKKKYGDNVNFHINFDNNNNPTVYRGVNVVEEVKDDRKEISLEEAKKLDSDINLGDEVLILVDHVGDFGRIESTAAKTTFFQKISELEKNIIYNEFKRRENQLVNGYFQRENRGNIYVNLGKTEGVLLKKDLSPREHYSAGDRIRAYIYKVENDRSGHPTIYLTRTKADFIKKLFELEIPEIADGTIEIKNVVRQPGLKIKIAVVSNKPEVDPIGACIGQKGIRIQAIIKEIEGEKIDVVKWSKDIREYIAEAIAPAKPTRIIITDPEKKEAMIIIPDDQLSLALGRSGYNVKLASQLTGYTFDLKTETDIKENPELLKDIVPLNQIFAENIEENIENEEVTIETENTEDSTISNLYSLTDIDKDVIKTLIDGGINSIEELYGMSAKDIMEKTNLDEETVNNIIDILKEVVSVVEESDENYEGIAEEVVEEIEVYECPNCGSSITEDMTKCPKCGIELSFE; encoded by the coding sequence ATGTTTGAAAATGTTGGTACTTATCTACAAATGCTATCTGAAGAAAAAGATATTAATATCGATTTTCTTAAAGAGGTTGTAGAGTCTGTTATGATTTTGGCTTTAAAAAAGAAATATGGAGATAATGTAAACTTCCATATTAATTTTGATAATAATAATAATCCTACAGTATATAGAGGAGTTAATGTAGTTGAAGAGGTAAAAGACGATAGAAAGGAAATATCTTTAGAAGAGGCTAAAAAACTTGACAGTGATATTAATTTAGGTGATGAGGTTTTAATATTAGTTGATCATGTTGGTGATTTTGGAAGAATAGAGAGTACCGCTGCTAAGACTACTTTCTTTCAGAAGATTTCCGAGCTTGAAAAAAATATTATATATAATGAATTTAAAAGAAGAGAAAATCAATTAGTAAATGGATATTTTCAAAGAGAAAACAGAGGAAATATATATGTTAATTTAGGTAAGACTGAGGGGGTTTTACTAAAAAAAGATTTATCTCCAAGAGAGCATTATTCTGCAGGAGATAGAATAAGAGCATATATATACAAGGTAGAAAATGATAGGTCTGGGCATCCTACTATATATTTAACAAGAACTAAAGCTGACTTTATTAAAAAATTATTTGAATTAGAAATTCCCGAGATTGCTGACGGCACTATAGAAATAAAAAATGTTGTAAGACAGCCGGGATTAAAAATAAAAATAGCAGTAGTATCAAATAAGCCTGAAGTTGATCCTATTGGTGCTTGTATTGGTCAGAAAGGTATAAGAATACAGGCTATTATAAAAGAGATTGAAGGCGAGAAGATTGATGTTGTAAAATGGTCTAAAGATATTAGAGAGTATATTGCAGAGGCTATTGCTCCTGCTAAACCTACTAGAATAATTATTACAGACCCTGAGAAAAAAGAGGCTATGATTATTATACCTGATGATCAATTATCTCTTGCTTTGGGAAGAAGCGGATATAATGTTAAATTGGCTTCTCAGCTTACTGGTTATACTTTTGATCTTAAAACAGAAACTGATATTAAAGAAAATCCTGAATTATTAAAAGATATAGTTCCTTTAAATCAAATATTTGCTGAAAATATTGAAGAGAATATTGAAAATGAAGAAGTTACTATTGAAACTGAAAATACTGAAGATAGTACAATAAGTAATTTATATTCATTAACTGATATAGATAAAGATGTAATAAAAACTCTTATTGACGGAGGCATTAATTCTATAGAAGAGCTTTATGGAATGAGTGCTAAAGATATTATGGAAAAAACTAACCTTGATGAGGAAACTGTTAATAATATAATAGACATACTTAAAGAGGTTGTTAGCGTTGTAGAAGAGAGTGATGAAAATTACGAAGGAATTGCAGAAGAGGTTGTTGAAGAGATAGAGGTTTATGAGTGTCCTAACTGCGGTTCTAGCATTACTGAGGATATGACTAAATGCCCTAAATGCGGTATTGAGCTTTCTTTTGAATAA
- a CDS encoding MATE family efflux transporter — protein sequence MSNHIGKDLTESKVSSTLITLLIPILLSNTLNVVYNIVDSIWIGNIIGPLGLSAVAVSFPITLMMGSFAFGVNMANGVIVSQYYGAKDYDTVSHVIKVSTTLGVIILFSVGSLMFIFAKKILIIMNTPKDALDMAVIYLRITIIGLPFAYSYFFISSILRAVGDTVRPLIFLIVSSVVNIILDPILIKGFFIIPAMGLKGAAIATVISQCISVLISTSYLRIKNSFIKINPFIFTFDINITKKIMKLAIPISSNQFIISFGWLIITRLISSFGEAASATVAIVNRVESLFIMPIGALGNAVMTMSAQNIGANKFDRVKEIFKNGIVIGIIISSVMSIFSIVNPQLLINMFTKDIEVFEYSKSYIYTIMPIFIFYSIMFVCNGIINGAGKTIVIMVFSTSTTLILRTILAYALSGKFALVGIWASMGICYIINTLFSLYYYKSGKWQKNSNITQK from the coding sequence ATGTCAAATCATATAGGCAAAGATCTCACAGAATCAAAAGTATCTTCTACACTTATCACACTTTTAATACCAATATTATTATCAAACACATTGAATGTTGTTTATAATATAGTAGATAGTATATGGATAGGAAATATTATAGGCCCTCTTGGACTTTCTGCAGTTGCTGTAAGTTTTCCAATAACGCTTATGATGGGTTCTTTTGCTTTTGGGGTTAATATGGCTAATGGGGTTATAGTATCACAATATTATGGTGCCAAAGATTATGATACAGTTAGCCATGTAATAAAAGTATCTACCACTTTGGGAGTTATTATACTTTTTAGTGTAGGCTCATTGATGTTTATATTTGCTAAAAAAATATTAATAATAATGAACACCCCAAAAGATGCTTTAGATATGGCAGTTATTTATTTAAGAATAACTATAATAGGTTTGCCGTTTGCATATTCTTATTTTTTTATATCTTCTATACTTAGGGCAGTTGGAGACACTGTGAGGCCTTTAATATTTTTGATAGTATCATCTGTGGTTAATATCATATTAGATCCAATACTAATAAAAGGCTTTTTTATAATTCCAGCAATGGGGCTTAAGGGGGCTGCTATTGCCACTGTAATATCACAATGCATCTCTGTATTAATAAGCACATCATATTTAAGGATAAAAAACAGCTTTATAAAAATTAATCCTTTTATATTTACATTTGATATTAATATAACTAAAAAAATAATGAAATTAGCGATTCCTATTTCATCGAATCAATTTATAATATCTTTTGGTTGGCTAATAATAACAAGGCTTATAAGCAGTTTTGGAGAAGCTGCAAGTGCTACGGTTGCTATAGTAAATAGGGTAGAATCTTTATTTATCATGCCCATAGGGGCTTTGGGTAATGCTGTTATGACAATGTCGGCACAAAATATTGGAGCTAATAAATTTGATAGGGTAAAAGAAATTTTTAAAAATGGTATTGTTATTGGTATAATTATCTCTTCTGTAATGAGCATATTTTCTATAGTTAATCCTCAACTTCTAATTAATATGTTTACAAAGGATATAGAAGTTTTTGAATATTCTAAAAGCTATATTTATACTATAATGCCTATATTTATATTTTATTCTATTATGTTTGTGTGTAATGGTATAATTAATGGAGCTGGAAAAACTATAGTAATAATGGTTTTTAGCACTTCTACTACGCTTATTTTAAGAACAATATTAGCTTATGCATTGTCAGGAAAGTTTGCACTTGTTGGTATATGGGCATCTATGGGCATTTGCTATATAATAAATACTTTGTTTAGTTTATATTATTATAAATCTGGTAAATGGCAAAAAAACTCAAATATTACACAAAAATAA
- the trxB gene encoding thioredoxin-disulfide reductase encodes MSNNVYDSIVIGGGPAGLSALLYLGRALTNSLLIEKKGIGGQMMSTDTVENYLGFPEEMSSFELVDRMQRHAEKFSKNPIVYDEVTKIENIKDKVKTIYTADGKTYQTKSIILAMGGFAKKLGTKGEEDFAGRGVSYCATCDGAFYRDKTVAVVGGGNSAFDEAYFLTRFVKKIYLVHRRKEFRADAINIEHLTNTGKVEYVLDSVIDEICGDGKVTNIKIKNVLDNSIHEQAVDGVFVFVGQEPATSILKDTGLAMKESGHIIVDMSTMATNIDGVFACGDSVFKPVRQVANAVGEGAVAAVRVTEYLSHL; translated from the coding sequence ATGTCAAATAATGTATATGATTCTATTGTTATAGGCGGAGGTCCTGCTGGTCTTTCTGCTTTACTTTATTTAGGAAGAGCTTTAACTAATTCATTACTTATAGAGAAAAAAGGTATTGGCGGGCAGATGATGAGTACCGATACTGTTGAAAATTACTTAGGGTTTCCAGAGGAGATGAGTTCTTTTGAACTTGTTGATAGAATGCAAAGGCATGCTGAGAAATTTTCTAAGAACCCTATAGTTTATGATGAAGTAACAAAGATAGAAAATATTAAAGATAAAGTAAAAACTATTTATACTGCAGATGGAAAAACTTATCAAACAAAAAGCATAATACTTGCTATGGGCGGATTTGCTAAGAAATTAGGCACTAAGGGCGAAGAAGATTTTGCTGGAAGGGGTGTTTCATATTGTGCTACTTGTGATGGTGCTTTTTATAGAGATAAAACTGTTGCTGTTGTTGGCGGCGGAAACAGTGCTTTTGATGAGGCTTATTTCCTTACTAGATTTGTTAAGAAAATATATTTGGTTCATAGAAGAAAAGAGTTTAGAGCTGATGCTATTAATATAGAACATTTAACTAATACTGGCAAAGTAGAATATGTTTTAGACAGTGTGATTGATGAGATTTGCGGAGATGGAAAGGTTACTAATATAAAAATAAAAAATGTATTAGATAACTCTATACATGAACAGGCTGTAGATGGAGTATTTGTATTTGTTGGTCAAGAGCCTGCTACTAGCATATTAAAAGATACTGGTCTTGCTATGAAAGAGAGCGGACATATTATAGTTGATATGTCTACTATGGCTACTAATATAGACGGAGTTTTTGCTTGCGGAGATTCTGTATTTAAACCTGTAAGACAAGTTGCTAATGCTGTTGGTGAGGGGGCAGTGGCAGCTGTAAGGGTTACTGAGTATTTATCTCATCTTTAA
- a CDS encoding PD-(D/E)XK nuclease family protein, which yields MNKLFLFPNSKARDNYLIKENGEYYSLDITNYKTIYEFYKNSIDNFLKKYCLKNDVYLLEKAIAIVNMHSAINEFTQKNKNSILSKQVITYQLASSLYSFLEEISFAKLMCNENIIFNDEHLKDINKIIEIYKLKNTSINAIDEFDAFEYFINSVKNKQIKINYDEINIYNFESLPHLYSIFLNTIQTYYNIKINIFLADECINNFKPYFKDYNINQYKISNFAKSLINKKNIKKDDIKLITAFGTKQEVDTVLDEITKLIQSDISLEDINIIYSDADKYHDILVNRLKECNINFNERRGNFIWKMPLIPVLMSVFTILDKKEKIKIDVENLIKILSSPFISNNEETNNYNIRNTLYANEKIVSIMPLDDFVKNVKDNKFILDFIELLKKLIYANTYKTIAIVYIEILKFLKVDLIFDNKLIYKDDNIINIHQNALRLFIELILKLEATEDEEKIDYYDFYSALSTLIEESYIKTDKSKYDAITLSNLYDARGIKVKHLFILGMNNDFLMRKPNTFFMSNKLREEINNKYKKHIFNTQSLLSDMYYNLFLNILSSLEDDSKVYFSFRFKDDEGNLDIPFYYLEDIASEIGIKDFNDINSFIYRKNYIADNIHTSKENMMSLFFERENYNLEEKHLNNNNKLPINIKEITKSVYDKINKNEYDDANNNAIKIIQNKLFGKKSCISVSYLLNIMQCPAKVLYNDECKIEAVSSTPVSIDKILKGTVYHEIFNNFYSEIKNKYNDLTLKRSEFDNYNDIAKEVIENTIMDKKEITDENDKKIMSYEINNIMKYFISNEIDNIEEYGFIPFAFEEDFNNIKVYSYNGFDVKIKGRIDRIDLSYRDDKTINGIRIIDYKGSSYNIKKIVSYDNYDDIINNYLQPLLYLKYAIEEYIIKQNKNIDIFKQLEKCELGFSIYKEENVVNKENHYIKFDDKETILTILGYNGENVLHNYFDKVLRHIADGELIFIAGENQCRDCIYYNLCKEHYVYE from the coding sequence ATGAATAAATTATTTCTCTTTCCAAACTCTAAAGCAAGAGACAATTATCTTATTAAAGAAAATGGTGAATATTATAGTCTTGATATCACAAATTATAAAACAATATATGAATTCTATAAAAACAGTATAGATAATTTTTTAAAAAAATATTGTCTAAAAAATGATGTTTACTTATTAGAAAAGGCTATCGCTATAGTAAATATGCACTCTGCTATAAATGAGTTCACACAAAAAAATAAAAACTCAATATTATCCAAACAAGTTATCACTTATCAATTGGCTTCAAGTTTATATTCTTTTTTGGAAGAGATTAGTTTTGCTAAGTTGATGTGTAATGAAAATATAATTTTTAATGATGAACATTTAAAAGATATAAATAAAATTATAGAAATATATAAACTTAAAAATACTTCGATTAATGCTATTGATGAATTCGATGCGTTTGAATATTTTATTAACTCAGTAAAAAATAAACAAATAAAAATTAATTATGATGAAATAAATATATATAACTTTGAAAGTCTTCCTCATTTATATAGCATATTCTTAAATACAATACAAACTTATTACAATATAAAAATAAATATATTCTTAGCAGATGAATGCATAAACAACTTTAAACCTTATTTTAAGGATTATAATATAAATCAATATAAAATATCAAATTTTGCAAAATCATTAATAAACAAAAAAAATATAAAAAAAGATGATATAAAATTAATAACAGCATTCGGCACAAAACAAGAAGTTGATACTGTATTAGATGAGATAACAAAATTAATACAATCAGATATTTCTTTAGAAGATATTAATATAATTTACTCTGATGCTGATAAATATCATGACATTCTAGTTAATAGATTAAAAGAATGTAATATTAATTTTAATGAAAGAAGGGGGAATTTTATATGGAAGATGCCTCTTATACCTGTGCTAATGTCTGTATTTACTATACTTGATAAAAAAGAGAAAATAAAAATTGATGTAGAGAATCTAATTAAAATATTATCATCTCCTTTTATTAGTAATAATGAAGAGACAAATAATTATAATATAAGAAACACATTATATGCTAATGAAAAAATAGTAAGTATTATGCCATTAGATGATTTTGTGAAAAATGTAAAAGATAATAAGTTTATATTAGATTTTATAGAACTATTAAAAAAACTCATATATGCCAATACTTATAAAACTATAGCAATAGTTTATATAGAAATATTAAAATTTTTAAAAGTAGATTTAATATTTGATAATAAATTAATTTACAAAGATGATAATATAATTAACATTCATCAAAATGCATTAAGACTGTTTATAGAACTAATACTCAAACTTGAAGCAACAGAAGATGAAGAGAAAATAGATTATTATGATTTCTATTCTGCTTTAAGTACATTAATAGAAGAAAGTTACATAAAAACAGATAAAAGCAAATATGATGCTATAACGTTAAGTAATCTTTATGATGCTAGAGGAATAAAAGTAAAACATTTATTTATATTAGGTATGAATAATGATTTTTTAATGAGAAAGCCAAATACTTTTTTTATGAGCAATAAACTTAGAGAAGAAATTAATAATAAATATAAAAAACATATATTTAATACTCAAAGTTTATTATCTGATATGTATTATAATTTATTTTTAAATATACTCTCTTCATTAGAAGATGATAGTAAAGTTTATTTTTCCTTTAGATTTAAAGATGATGAAGGCAATTTAGATATACCATTTTATTATTTGGAAGATATAGCATCAGAAATTGGAATAAAAGATTTTAATGATATTAACTCTTTTATTTATAGAAAAAACTATATAGCAGATAATATTCACACTTCAAAAGAAAATATGATGAGTTTATTTTTTGAAAGAGAAAATTATAATTTAGAAGAAAAGCATTTGAATAATAATAACAAACTTCCAATTAATATAAAAGAGATTACAAAAAGTGTTTATGATAAAATAAATAAAAATGAATATGATGATGCTAATAACAATGCAATAAAAATAATACAAAATAAATTGTTTGGTAAGAAATCTTGCATTAGTGTAAGTTACTTGCTTAATATAATGCAATGCCCTGCTAAAGTTTTATATAATGATGAATGTAAAATAGAAGCTGTATCATCAACTCCTGTTAGCATAGATAAAATATTAAAGGGAACTGTTTATCATGAAATATTTAATAATTTTTATTCAGAAATAAAAAATAAATATAATGATTTAACATTAAAGCGTTCAGAGTTTGATAATTATAACGATATAGCAAAAGAAGTTATAGAAAATACTATAATGGATAAAAAAGAAATTACTGATGAAAATGATAAAAAAATAATGAGCTATGAAATTAATAATATAATGAAGTATTTTATATCAAATGAAATAGATAATATTGAAGAATATGGATTTATACCATTTGCATTTGAAGAAGATTTTAATAATATTAAAGTTTATTCTTATAATGGATTTGATGTAAAAATTAAAGGTAGAATAGACAGAATAGATTTAAGTTATAGAGATGATAAAACAATAAATGGAATAAGAATTATAGATTATAAAGGAAGCAGCTACAATATTAAAAAAATTGTAAGCTATGATAATTATGATGATATAATCAATAATTACTTACAGCCTTTACTATATTTAAAATATGCTATAGAAGAATATATAATTAAGCAAAATAAAAATATTGATATATTTAAGCAGTTAGAAAAATGCGAATTAGGTTTTAGTATTTATAAAGAAGAAAATGTAGTAAATAAAGAAAATCACTATATAAAATTTGATGATAAGGAAACAATACTTACTATACTTGGATATAACGGAGAAAATGTACTTCATAATTATTTTGATAAGGTATTAAGACATATTGCAGATGGGGAATTAATTTTTATAGCAGGTGAAAATCAATGCAGAGATTGTATATATTATAATTTATGTAAAGAACATTATGTTTATGAGTAA
- a CDS encoding class I SAM-dependent methyltransferase has product MANICKVCSSNHYKKIGEIKNIWKEYKDVYQCDECSLYFIDSPTNEEINSLYKNEYHNNIKNKLFEIAKSKMRYARSLSQFNFIKQTIDLENKDICEIGAFDGLLLSLFKKNNNNVFGYELNDNARVYAKKKYNIDLKENFLESESKYDIIILSHVIEHFKEPKEILIKIKNMLKENGFIYIEVPNSPMPNECSYEMLMRYLNTEHIVNFNMDNLIKFVESANLKIIRSEYNNYNISENNEDLKISLLEGSFPSFNNFFGFSLFALKTLIIPNATFIDYKNKANKWSYGENIRVIAKI; this is encoded by the coding sequence ATGGCGAATATTTGCAAAGTTTGTTCTTCCAATCATTATAAAAAAATTGGAGAAATTAAAAATATTTGGAAAGAGTATAAAGACGTTTATCAATGTGATGAATGTTCTTTATACTTTATAGATTCTCCAACCAATGAAGAGATTAACTCATTATACAAAAATGAATATCATAATAATATAAAAAATAAATTATTTGAAATAGCTAAAAGCAAGATGCGTTATGCTAGAAGTTTATCTCAATTTAATTTTATCAAACAAACTATAGATTTAGAAAATAAAGATATATGCGAAATTGGAGCTTTTGATGGATTATTATTAAGTTTATTTAAAAAAAATAATAATAATGTTTTTGGATATGAGCTTAATGATAATGCAAGAGTTTATGCCAAAAAGAAATATAATATTGATTTGAAAGAAAACTTTTTAGAGAGTGAGTCTAAATATGATATTATAATACTTTCTCATGTAATAGAGCATTTTAAAGAACCTAAAGAGATATTAATAAAAATAAAAAATATGCTTAAAGAGAATGGATTTATATATATAGAGGTTCCTAATTCTCCTATGCCTAATGAATGTTCTTATGAAATGCTTATGAGATATCTTAATACAGAGCATATTGTTAATTTTAATATGGATAATTTAATTAAATTTGTAGAAAGTGCAAATTTAAAAATAATAAGAAGCGAATATAATAATTATAATATCAGTGAAAATAATGAAGATTTAAAAATAAGCTTACTAGAAGGTTCTTTTCCTAGTTTCAATAATTTTTTTGGCTTTTCTTTATTTGCTCTAAAAACATTAATTATACCTAATGCAACTTTCATTGATTATAAAAACAAAGCTAATAAATGGTCTTATGGAGAGAATATTAGAGTAATAGCAAAAATATGA
- the queA gene encoding tRNA preQ1(34) S-adenosylmethionine ribosyltransferase-isomerase QueA, translating to MIDYLNRETYNFYLPENLIATTPNYERDHCKLMTINKNTGEIEHQIFSDIINYLNKDDILVLNDSKVIPARIYAKKNTGGNAEILLLNKFNNSEDLWECLIKGKNIKENDVLYLDYSHIENIGIIEASIIKDNISTKLIKFSKPLTANILDTIGKIPLPPYIIQSRKKKGEEEYNDKDKEFYQNVYAKNEGSIASPTSGLHFTKELLEKIKSLGVTICYVTLHVGFSTFNPIKEEDLKKHVMHEEKFSIPRETANIIINAKKDGRRIVSCGTTVARVLESEYNDFSFNRLEGSTNIFIYPPYKFKCIDALITNFHTPHSTLLAMVSAFAGYDNIMNAYKIAIENNYHFFSYGDATFLY from the coding sequence ATGATAGATTATTTAAATAGAGAAACTTATAATTTTTATTTGCCAGAAAATTTAATAGCAACCACTCCAAACTATGAAAGAGACCATTGTAAATTAATGACAATCAACAAAAATACGGGAGAAATAGAACATCAAATTTTCTCAGATATTATTAATTATCTAAACAAAGATGATATATTAGTTCTCAATGACAGCAAAGTAATCCCAGCAAGAATATATGCTAAAAAAAATACAGGCGGTAATGCCGAAATACTTCTTTTAAATAAATTCAATAACAGCGAAGATTTATGGGAATGCTTAATAAAAGGAAAAAATATAAAAGAAAATGATGTGTTATATTTAGATTATAGCCATATAGAAAATATTGGAATAATTGAAGCTTCTATAATAAAAGATAATATATCAACAAAATTAATAAAGTTTTCAAAACCGCTTACTGCAAATATATTAGATACAATAGGTAAAATACCTCTTCCTCCATACATAATACAAAGCAGAAAGAAAAAAGGCGAAGAAGAATATAACGATAAAGATAAAGAGTTCTATCAAAATGTATATGCCAAAAATGAAGGAAGTATTGCATCCCCTACTTCAGGGCTTCATTTTACTAAAGAGCTTTTAGAAAAAATCAAATCTCTTGGTGTTACAATTTGCTATGTTACTTTGCATGTTGGCTTTTCTACTTTTAACCCTATAAAAGAAGAAGACTTAAAAAAACATGTTATGCATGAAGAAAAATTTTCCATACCAAGAGAAACTGCAAATATAATAATAAATGCTAAAAAAGATGGCAGAAGAATAGTATCATGCGGAACAACTGTAGCAAGAGTTTTAGAAAGTGAATATAATGATTTTAGTTTTAATAGATTAGAAGGCTCTACAAATATTTTTATATATCCTCCATACAAGTTTAAATGTATAGATGCTCTCATTACAAACTTCCACACCCCCCACTCTACTCTTCTTGCTATGGTAAGTGCCTTTGCTGGTTATGATAATATTATGAATGCATACAAAATTGCTATAGAAAATAATTATCATTTCTTCTCTTATGGAGATGCTACTTTTTTATATTAA
- a CDS encoding ribosome assembly cofactor RimP, producing the protein MSEKNNRRPQRQKEYGRDAKKKKVKPVKKNEVKVIDQELLFENAKKLIEKHNIYLLDLKVLAVKDNKKVYAVIFKKKESVSHNHCIEATKVIQEVIKNNGYDEGDYTITVSSAGFRWKFDDNYELFEDMPIKIKYKVDDDNYITTTAILKEAKDDYIIINNDDNVDIKILKSNIIKTRLNC; encoded by the coding sequence ATGAGCGAAAAAAACAACAGAAGACCACAGAGGCAAAAAGAATATGGCAGAGATGCTAAAAAGAAAAAAGTTAAACCTGTTAAAAAAAATGAAGTGAAAGTAATAGATCAAGAATTGCTTTTTGAGAATGCTAAAAAGTTAATAGAAAAGCATAATATTTATTTATTAGATTTAAAGGTGCTTGCTGTAAAAGATAATAAAAAAGTTTATGCTGTTATTTTTAAGAAGAAAGAGAGTGTTTCGCATAATCATTGTATTGAAGCGACAAAAGTAATTCAAGAAGTGATAAAAAATAATGGTTATGATGAGGGGGATTATACTATTACAGTATCTTCTGCTGGGTTTAGATGGAAATTTGATGATAATTATGAGCTTTTTGAAGATATGCCTATAAAGATTAAATACAAAGTAGATGATGATAATTATATTACAACTACGGCTATATTAAAAGAAGCTAAAGATGATTATATTATTATAAATAATGATGATAATGTTGATATAAAAATATTAAAATCTAATATTATAAAAACTAGATTAAATTGCTAG